The proteins below are encoded in one region of Mycobacterium botniense:
- the trxA gene encoding thioredoxin, with the protein MGVKELTFTDFEPTIRDNPLVLVDFWAPWCGPCRAFGPVFEQSARKHPDIVHAKVDTDAERELAAVAGIRSVPTIMAFRDGVLVYSQPGALPAAVLENLIGQIKALDMVEVRAKIAERKAAAQT; encoded by the coding sequence ATGGGCGTTAAAGAGCTTACTTTCACCGATTTTGAGCCGACGATCCGTGACAATCCGCTCGTCTTGGTCGACTTCTGGGCGCCCTGGTGCGGGCCCTGCCGGGCGTTCGGCCCGGTTTTCGAACAGTCCGCGCGCAAGCATCCCGACATCGTTCACGCCAAGGTCGACACCGATGCTGAGCGGGAGTTGGCAGCCGTTGCCGGCATCCGGTCGGTTCCCACCATCATGGCATTCCGCGACGGCGTGCTGGTATACAGCCAGCCCGGAGCGCTTCCCGCAGCGGTGCTGGAAAACCTGATCGGCCAGATCAAAGCCCTTGACATGGTTGAGGTCCGCGCCAAGATCGCCGAACGCAAAGCCGCCGCCCAGACCTAG
- a CDS encoding YncE family protein, with protein sequence MTGKTCESRHQAIGRGDSGTGPVDPAGALLWDEPDPGECAPVPRVVATIALAGRAGDVAVSPDSACVYVAQSNSVAVISRLNNITGIISACGHPKDLMFGIDGDRLYVTSYEGCVSVVDLADHRVGVIPGAVCAREVATTDQTLVYAAHNAKHDRGCSSWISVSTTQGVTVATIPGAGGCAIVDLAANPHGTRVYAACVRPSPYRQYRRGFVAVIDTAAHAVGDVIDLPAAPDSITVSPDGLTMYVTHEDTESVSAVNLATHCVTPIEPGDTPLAVTLTPDSLTAYVTGCCSLSVIDTVTNAAQRIMVGGLPRSVQISPDGKRAYVGNVGERTVSVIDTIVQCVVNTIDIGAYPHGLAISPDGSRLYVSDYWAGTVTVVSI encoded by the coding sequence ATGACCGGCAAGACGTGTGAGAGCCGTCATCAGGCCATCGGCCGGGGCGACTCAGGCACGGGCCCGGTCGATCCCGCTGGTGCGCTGCTGTGGGATGAGCCGGATCCGGGTGAGTGTGCACCGGTGCCGCGGGTTGTCGCGACTATCGCGCTTGCCGGTCGGGCCGGTGATGTGGCGGTCAGCCCCGACAGCGCTTGCGTGTATGTGGCGCAGAGCAACTCGGTCGCGGTGATCAGCCGTCTGAACAACATCACGGGCATTATCTCGGCGTGCGGGCATCCGAAGGATCTGATGTTCGGTATCGACGGCGATCGACTCTATGTGACGAGCTACGAAGGTTGTGTTTCTGTGGTCGACCTCGCCGACCACAGGGTCGGTGTGATTCCCGGCGCCGTGTGCGCGCGGGAGGTCGCGACCACGGATCAGACCCTGGTCTACGCAGCGCACAACGCGAAGCATGATCGTGGTTGCAGCAGCTGGATTTCGGTGAGCACCACCCAAGGCGTCACGGTCGCAACCATTCCCGGTGCGGGCGGCTGCGCGATCGTTGATCTTGCGGCGAACCCCCACGGCACTCGCGTGTACGCCGCCTGTGTTCGGCCCAGCCCGTATCGCCAGTACCGTCGTGGTTTCGTCGCCGTGATCGACACCGCGGCCCACGCCGTGGGCGATGTCATCGACCTGCCTGCCGCCCCGGACAGCATCACGGTCAGCCCCGATGGATTGACGATGTACGTCACGCATGAGGACACCGAATCGGTGTCAGCGGTCAACCTGGCCACCCACTGCGTCACGCCGATTGAACCGGGTGATACACCACTTGCGGTGACGTTGACCCCAGACAGCTTGACGGCGTATGTGACCGGTTGCTGCTCACTGTCGGTCATCGACACGGTGACCAACGCAGCGCAGCGCATCATGGTCGGCGGCCTGCCCCGAAGTGTGCAGATCAGTCCAGACGGCAAGCGCGCATACGTCGGCAATGTGGGTGAGCGGACCGTGTCCGTTATCGACACGATCGTCCAGTGCGTCGTCAACACCATCGACATCGGCGCCTATCCCCACGGATTGGCGATCAGCCCCGACGGCAGTCGCCTCTACGTCAGCGACTACTGGGCCGGCACCGTCACGGTGGTCAGTATTTAG
- a CDS encoding DUF302 domain-containing protein: MTSGLSTTLDTSFGEAVERTTQALAEQGFGVLTKIDVKATLKEKLGEDMEDYLILGACNPALAHRALDVDRQIGQLLPCNVVVRTDPASPGRKVIVEAMDPQVMIQVTGQAGALQEIADQAAAKLQAAVSAIGQTAQTR; encoded by the coding sequence ATGACATCGGGTCTCAGCACCACACTGGACACCTCGTTCGGCGAGGCAGTCGAACGCACGACGCAGGCGCTGGCCGAGCAGGGCTTTGGTGTGCTGACCAAGATCGACGTCAAAGCCACGCTGAAAGAAAAGCTCGGCGAGGACATGGAGGATTACCTGATTCTCGGCGCCTGCAACCCGGCACTGGCGCACCGCGCCCTGGATGTGGACCGCCAGATCGGTCAGCTGCTGCCCTGCAACGTTGTGGTGCGAACCGACCCTGCCAGCCCGGGCCGAAAGGTCATCGTCGAGGCGATGGACCCGCAGGTCATGATCCAGGTGACCGGCCAGGCGGGGGCGCTGCAGGAAATCGCCGACCAAGCCGCCGCCAAACTGCAGGCCGCGGTCAGCGCGATCGGGCAAACCGCCCAGACACGGTAG
- the fdxA gene encoding ferredoxin → MTYVIGRSCVDVMDKSCVPECPVDCIYEGARSLYINPDECVDCGACKLVCRMEAIYYETDLPADQQQHLADNAAFFSEILPGRERPLGSPGGAGRLGRIGVDTPLVSALPPR, encoded by the coding sequence ATGACGTATGTGATTGGCAGATCATGTGTTGACGTGATGGACAAGTCCTGCGTGCCGGAGTGCCCAGTCGACTGCATCTACGAAGGAGCCCGCTCTCTGTACATCAATCCTGATGAGTGCGTGGATTGTGGTGCCTGCAAACTAGTTTGCCGCATGGAAGCGATCTATTACGAAACCGATCTACCAGCAGATCAGCAACAGCACCTGGCTGACAATGCCGCATTCTTCAGCGAGATATTGCCTGGCCGCGAGCGTCCCCTGGGCTCGCCCGGCGGCGCGGGCAGGCTGGGGCGGATCGGGGTCGACACGCCGTTGGTCAGTGCCCTGCCGCCACGGTAA
- a CDS encoding dihydrolipoyl dehydrogenase codes for MTKLVDVAIIGAGGAGYPAAFRLAAAGREVLMADPIGNLGGDCLAEGCVPSKAVREAALSYQRARRGPLADISGPPGPDLLDATSRWHTILRRKDAVQQMRYDQHRNELKESAVHFVAGGARVVDENELEVETDAGEVRRVGFHSLVIATGSAPSRLPIPGAELAATSHELFRLGADLVFPHRPVIIGGGYIGVETATILEHLGAAPVILELTDQLLPGFDRDLADFLARSLRGRVRLELGAAVTGIERSGTDFVVRYRSAHDSTEDSVVGDLVVMATGRVPVLPDGIEHLTVKLDHHRAPLIDATIRTTNPSVWAPGDVNGKSMLFHSAVRQSIVVAHNILAGGASADRMDFTAVPFTVFTDPELASVGLTEAKAAEQHRDVVVGSYDYTVDARAQILGETIGYLKLLFDAHSARLLGAQIAGVDAAHLVAPLALALNEGLDARALAEVAFPHPMISEGINAAARQILV; via the coding sequence ATGACAAAGCTCGTGGATGTGGCGATCATCGGTGCCGGAGGAGCTGGCTACCCCGCCGCCTTCCGGCTCGCCGCAGCCGGGCGCGAGGTGCTCATGGCCGACCCAATCGGTAACCTCGGCGGCGATTGCCTGGCCGAAGGCTGTGTGCCGTCGAAGGCGGTACGCGAGGCGGCGCTCAGCTACCAACGCGCCCGGCGGGGGCCCCTCGCCGATATCAGCGGCCCGCCCGGGCCGGACCTGCTTGACGCGACGTCGAGGTGGCACACCATCCTCAGGCGCAAAGATGCCGTCCAGCAGATGCGCTACGACCAGCACCGCAACGAACTTAAGGAATCCGCGGTGCACTTCGTGGCAGGGGGAGCCCGCGTGGTCGACGAAAACGAGCTCGAGGTGGAGACCGATGCCGGCGAGGTTCGCCGCGTGGGCTTTCACAGCCTGGTGATTGCCACCGGCTCGGCCCCCAGCCGACTTCCTATCCCTGGAGCGGAATTGGCCGCAACGTCCCACGAGCTATTCCGTCTCGGCGCCGATCTGGTGTTTCCGCACCGGCCGGTCATCATCGGCGGGGGCTACATCGGCGTTGAGACCGCCACCATATTGGAGCACCTCGGTGCCGCTCCAGTCATCCTGGAGCTCACCGACCAGCTGCTGCCGGGCTTCGACCGGGACCTGGCCGACTTTCTGGCGCGCTCGTTGCGCGGGAGGGTCCGGCTCGAGCTCGGCGCGGCCGTCACCGGGATCGAGCGCTCCGGCACCGATTTTGTGGTGCGCTACCGATCCGCTCACGACAGCACCGAGGACTCGGTCGTCGGCGACCTCGTCGTCATGGCAACCGGCCGGGTCCCGGTTCTTCCCGACGGAATCGAGCATCTCACCGTCAAGCTCGATCATCACCGAGCCCCGCTCATCGACGCCACAATCCGCACCACCAATCCTTCGGTGTGGGCACCCGGCGATGTCAACGGCAAAAGCATGCTGTTCCACTCCGCGGTGCGCCAGAGCATCGTCGTCGCGCACAACATCCTCGCCGGCGGCGCCAGCGCAGACCGGATGGACTTCACCGCTGTGCCCTTTACCGTCTTCACCGACCCCGAGCTTGCGAGTGTGGGACTCACCGAGGCGAAAGCCGCCGAACAGCACCGTGACGTGGTTGTCGGCAGCTATGACTACACCGTCGACGCCCGGGCCCAGATTCTCGGAGAGACCATCGGGTATCTCAAGCTCCTGTTCGACGCGCACAGCGCCCGCCTGCTCGGCGCCCAGATTGCCGGCGTCGACGCCGCCCACCTCGTAGCGCCCCTCGCCCTCGCGCTCAACGAAGGACTCGACGCCCGTGCCCTGGCCGAGGTGGCTTTTCCCCACCCGATGATCTCCGAAGGCATCAACGCCGCGGCACGCCAGATACTTGTCTGA
- a CDS encoding metal-sensitive transcriptional regulator: MIRDEDSMSAVLNRLRRAQGQLAGVIAMIEQGRDCKDVVTQLAAVSRALDRAGFKIVASGLRDCITGTSATGTAPLTESELEKLFLALA, encoded by the coding sequence ATGATTCGTGACGAGGACAGCATGTCCGCCGTGCTCAATCGGCTGCGGCGCGCCCAGGGACAACTTGCCGGGGTGATCGCGATGATCGAGCAAGGCCGTGACTGCAAGGACGTCGTGACACAGCTGGCGGCGGTGTCCCGCGCCCTGGACCGCGCGGGGTTCAAGATCGTCGCATCCGGTCTGCGCGACTGCATCACCGGAACCAGCGCGACCGGTACCGCACCGCTCACGGAGTCCGAACTCGAAAAGCTCTTCCTGGCTTTGGCATAG